In Aspergillus nidulans FGSC A4 chromosome II, a single window of DNA contains:
- a CDS encoding RAMP4 family protein (transcript_id=CADANIAT00004351) — MTQTPQQRRANEKFAKHEASKRGKPKTTTTKHNTKPSLSTGWVVLLAFVVCGGLVFELLRIVPQLWSAIASVFNRLLA, encoded by the exons ATG ACTCAGACGCCACAGCAAAGGAGAGCTAACGAGAAGTTTGCAAAACATGAAGCTTCTAAACGTGGAAAGCCAAAAACGACTACGACCAAACACAACACGAAGCCTTCGCTATCAACGGGTTGGGTTG ttcttcttgcctttgttgtctgCGGTGGACTTGTATTTGAGTTGCTGAGGATCGTTCCACAATTGTGGTCCGCAATCGCGTCTGTTTTCAACCGACTGCTGGCGTAG
- a CDS encoding uncharacterized protein (transcript_id=CADANIAT00004350) yields MTFNITIAPSQHDSDDSSFTDEEDSSGVQVSPPSEAESHGYHDLYDEWTNLPYPYELKPSDSASRNRTSYRTRSRNPIHPPSTSTSRRRSARHQIVPERESFHRRSRRHHSPDSPESMDSAEEYGDLYRRRSQERYRSQERYWPSLAQGSGHAHSPSPGPSYVYPNSAVPHAPFVPPTGQHPPSDQLIRVGAHSQVAPSNQYGHPFYGYNHPMQQPHGMPPLYMHEHGHAVAAGPLRSDGHNLAQHPFPPHGPSHGAPPYGGPQMNHHDLVTYGAGGFYPFREPYAMVPGMMPPYFNPYASAPSPPSQAESAAAPVSPEPTPAPAPAPAPVDPAKDEAIARLEKLILDERTEREARDAREAAAKAAADAEAAAEAEKKQRAAHEKKLVEEAAALAKAEAEKKAAEEAAKAKKEAEEAAAKAADAAAAEATEKATADVQEKIAAAVAASKPPDKKPPIKFKDALGRKFNFPFDLCRTWKGMEELIKQAFLHIEVIGPHVAEGHYDLIGPNGDIILPQVWETVLEPDWTITMHMWPIPEKPKEEPAPPAGGGTSEGSAAPPSDAAPAEPAKKSGAKKARPKPGDPSPFAVWMVGGPARFKKQALKAGKKPKAADHAVLRVV; encoded by the exons ATGAC GTTCAACATCACAATCGCTCCCAGTCAACACGACTCGGACGACTCTTCCTTCacagacgaagaggactCCTCGGGAGTTCAGGTTTCGCCACCTTCTGAAGCAGAAAGCCATGGGTATCATGATCTATATGATGAATGGACGAATTTACCTTATCCCTATGAACTGAAGCCATCAGACTCAGCCTCTCGAAACCGAACATCCTACCGGACTCGAAGTCGTAACCCAATCCATCCGCCGTCCACATCTACAAGCCGCCGACGCTCAGCGAGGCATCAGATCGTTCCAGAACGAGAGTCCTTTCACCGCCGATCCCGTCGTCACCATTCGCCTGATTCACCAGAAAGCATGGACTCGGCCGAGGAATATGGTGACTTGTATCGCCGTAGGTCTCAGGAGCGGTATAGATCCCAGGAACGGTATTGGCCATCACTCGCGCAAGGCTCAGGCCATGCGCACAGCCCTTCGCCTGGGCCATCATATGTTTATCCGAATAGTGCGGTGCCACATGCTCCATTCGTACCCCCAACTGGTCAACACCCTCCATCAGACCAGTTGATTAGAGTTGGAGCTCATAGCCAGGTTGCGCCCTCGAATCAGTACGGCCATCCATTTTACGGGTACAATCATCCCATGCAACAACCTCACGGCATGCCTCCATTATACATGCATGAGCACGGACATGCGGTAGCAGCAGGGCCACTTCGAAGCGACGGTCACAATCTAGCTCAACATCCTTTTCCACCTCATGGTCCCTCGCATGGTGCCCCCCCATATGGCGGACCTCAAATGAATCATCATGACCTGGTTACGTACGGTGCAGGGGGATTTTACCCCTTCCGGGAACCCTACGCTATGGTTCCCGGAATGATGCCTCCCTACTTCAATCCTTATGCCAGCGCACCATCGCCTCCCAGCCAAGCTGAATCCGCTGCAGCGCCAGTCTCCCCAGAGCCTACGCCCGCTCCCGCGCCCGCTCCCGCGCCCGTAGATCCTGCAAAGGATGAGGCGATAGCCAGGCTTGAAAAATTGATATTGGATGAGAGAACGGAACGCGAAGCCCGCGATGCGCGTGAAGCTGCGGCGAAGGCTGCCGCGGATGCTGAGGCGGCtgcggaggctgagaagaaaCAACGTGCTGCTCacgagaagaagctcgtcgaggaggctgctgctcttgctaAAGCGGAGGCTGAGAAAAAAGCTGCCGAAGAGGCAGCtaaggcaaagaaagaggcagaagaggcggcggcgaaagCTGCTGACGCAGCAGCTGCCGAAGCCACTGAGAAGGCGACCGCGGACGTACAAGAGAAAATTGCGGCTGCAGTGGCAGCCAGTAAACCTCCAGACAAGAAACCACCCATCAAGTTCAAGGACGCTCTGGGTAGGAAATTCAATTTTCCCTTTGATCTGTGCCGCACCTGGAAG GGCATGGAGGAACTCATCAAACAAGCTTTTCTTCACATTGAGGTGATAGGACCTCATGTTGCAGAAGGACATTATGATTTAATTGGTCCCAATGGCGACATCATACTCCCACAAGTATGGGAGACTGTCCTCGAGCCCGACTGGACCATCACTATGCATATGTGGCCAATACCGGAAAAACCTAAAGAGGAGCCAGCTCCGCCTGCTGGTGGCGGCACCTCTGAAGGTAGCGCAGCCCCGCCGAGCGATGCCGCACCTGCTGAGCCGGCAAAGAAATCAG GCGCCAAGAAAGCACGGCCAAAACCCGGCGATCCCAGCCCATTTGCTGTGTGGATGGTTGGAGGCCCAGCGCGGTTTAAGAAGCAGGCTTTAAAAGCGGGAAAAAAGCCTAAAGCGGCCGACCACGCTGTATTGCGTGTTGTCTGA
- a CDS encoding putative AP-3 complex subunit delta (transcript_id=CADANIAT00004352) → MDKKATALLKLAYLEMFGYDMSWASFNVLEVMSSSKFLQKRVGYLGALQSFRPETEVLMLATNLLKKDMVCSNLQIISLPLNTLPNIITPSLAMSLLPDVLSRISHSSPSIRKKAVVCLYRLALVYPEALRLAWPRLKDRLMDETEDSSVTTAVLNVVCELGWRRPHDFLPLAPRFFELLVEGGNNWMSIKIIKLFATLTPLEPRLVRKLIRPLINIVQTTTAMSLLYECINGIIQGGILEGEGALEDSHEIADLCVSKLRGMVVTDFDPNLKYVALLAFSRIVVSHPHLISMHQDVIMNCLEDADISIRLQALELAARMVTGDTLQPVVERLIGQLEEPQHTFPKGDASDAGDVAVLANHVGRRELGKHPAYFPISDEYRVEILHRVLDICSHDNYSRLTDFEWYVSVLIRLVKHLPTRVEEHTVSQGFESSSRDDAASRIGLEMRNIAVRVKNVRMEATRAAEFLLLVDNRQSVFANVSLAYNGVLGPLAWVVGEYAEYLSSPGPMLQSLIDVSTTSLSGRALVLFVQAVPKVLARIVHDYMGTWDVRQRSEVSLFLARIVEFYEGLATHPDLEVQERAIEFLEIMRLAADVMQTSTQQAQVPYLLSSIIPSLFYGLELNPVAPNAQGKVPLPDQLCLNVPFNDNVRKLFESYQDGFYAQPYDFYRVGVTQLPHKQQGGFNTIEIQPNFSYQDPDILDEALAASLRQKLEWKQRNREDPFYIGADERNDATAPTERPFGSVHSEALDVDSIPIIDLKISGLGDESTPKARSYDSQGKLAGQPKKYEVIADEVLDLEETADFSSPDEPVKAKRALLQVDSSGLKDLTLGDDGLAHANGVPGKSEDDAEMATAMKEIEKIRLKMQRASERVELEGAPSDGMVVKKRRKPKKTSHNKTRKGYSLQGENSQSEHGKSSSTVHKRTRKRKGDAERLG, encoded by the exons ATGG ACAAAAAGGCCACGGCCCTTTTGAAGCTAGCATATTTGGAAATGTTCGGTTATGATATGTCCTGGGCATCATTCAATGTTCTAGAGGTCATGTCATCATCCAAGTTTCTCCAGAAAAGAGTTGGTTATCTTGGGGCTTTACAGAGCTTCAGGCCCGAGACAGAAGTGCTGATGCTTGCTACCAACCTACTCAAAAAG GATATGGTTTGCTCAAACCTACAAATAATCTCCCTTCCGTTGAACACCCTCCCAAATATCATAACCCCATCTCTTGCCATGTCGTTGCTTCCCGACGTCTTATCTAGGATTTCCCACTCCAGTCCTTCAATTCGAAAGAAGGCAGTAGTATGCTTGTACCGCCTGGCCTTGGTTTATCCCGAGGCTTTAAGGCTAGCATGGCCTAGGCTGAAGGACCGTTTGATGGATGAAACGGAAGACAGCAGTGTCACTACAGCTGTACTCAATGTCGTATGCGAGCTTGGATGGCGGAGGCCTCATGATTTCCTCCCACTTGCGCCAAGGTTCTTTGAGCTTTTGGTGGAAGGGGGTAACAATTGGATGTCAATCAAAATCATAAAACTT TTTGCAACATTGACTCCTCTGGAGCCTCGGCTTGTGCGGAAACTCATCCGGCCGCTTATCAATATAGTCCAGACGACCACCGCCATGTCATTGCTCTACGAATGCATTAATGGAATCATTCAAGGTGGCATTTtagagggagaaggggcgCTTGAAGACTCGCATGAGATTGCAGATCTTTGCGTGTCAAAGCTCCGAGGCATGGTTGTTACAGATTTCGATCCCAACC TCAAGTACGTAGCACTGCTCGCATTTAGCAGGATTGTAGTATCCCACCCTCATCTGATTTCGATGCATCAGGACGTCATAATGAATTGTCTAGAGGATGCGGATATCTCGATCCGGTTGCAGGCTTTAGAGCTGGCGGCTCGAATGGTTACAGGAGACACACTACAACCTGTTGTCGAACGCCTTATTGGTCAGCTCGAGGAACCTCAACATACTTTTCCCAAGGGGGATGCCTCAGATGCCGGAGATGTAGCGGTGTTGGCAAATCACGTCGGTCGTAGGGAGCTGGGAAAACATCCTGCCTATTTTCCTATCTCTGACGAGTATCGGGTTGAAATCCTGCACCGCGTCTTAGACATCTGTTCTCATGACAACTATTCAAGGCTAACAGATTTTGAATGGTACGTCAGTGTATTAATTCGACTGGTGAAACATCTTCCCACAAGAGTTGAAGAACATACGGTGAGCCAAGGGTTTGAAAGTAGCTCCAGGGACGATGCAGCAAGCAGAATTGGATTGGAAATGCGAAATATTGCTGTTCGTGTCAAGAATGTCCGGATGGAAGCGACAAGAGCAGCTGAATTCCTGCTACTCGTTGACAACAGGCAGTCAGTGTTTGCAAATGTTTCTCTTGCATATAATGGTGTACTCGGCCCTCTAGCTTGGGTCGTTGGCGAATACGCCGAATATCTCTCGTCCCCTGGTCCGATGCTTCAGTCACTCATCGATGTGTCTACCACGTCATTGTCTGGAAGAGCCCTTGTTCTTTTCGTTCAGGCTGTCCCAAAAGTCCTAGCTCGCATAGTTCATGATTATATGGGAACATGGGACGTGAGACAGAGAAGTGAAGTTTCCCTGTTCCTGGCGCGGATCGTGGAGTTTTACGAAGGCCTCGCGACTCATCCGGATCTAGAAGTACAGGAAAGGGCTATTGAATTTCTGGAGATCATGCgcttggctgctgatgtGATGCAGACGAGCACGCAGCAGGCTCAAGTGCCATACTTGCTGTCATCGATTATTCCAAGTCTGTTCTACGGGCTCGAGCTCAACCCGGTGGCGCCAAACGCGCAGGGAAAAGTCCCCTTACCAGATCAACTATGTTTGAATGTGCCGTTCAACGACAACGTTCGCAAGCTGTTTGAGAGTTACCAAGATGGGTTTTACGCGCAGCCCTATGACTTTTACCGCGTCGGTGTCACACAGTTGCCACATAAACAACAAGGCGGATTCAATACGATCGAAATACAGCCGAACTTCTCATATCAGGATCcagatatccttgatgaagCATTGGCTGCAAGCTTGCGGCAAAAATTAGAATGGAAACAACGCAACAGAGAGGACCCGTTTTACATCGGTGCTGATGAACGGAATGATGCAACGGCACCGACGGAGCGGCCGTTTGGTTCTGTCCACAGTGAGGCTCTGGATGTCGATTCTATCCCAATAATCGATCTCAAGATTAGTGGGCTTGGGGATGAATCTACACCCAAAGCAAGGTCATATGATTCCCAGGGCAAACTGGCTGGACAACCCAAAAAATACGAAGTTATTGCCGATGAAGTACTTGATCTCGAAGAAACGGCTGATTTCAGTTCTCCTGACGAGCCCGTCAAGGCGAAGAGGGCATTACTGCAAGTCGACTCTAGCGGCCTTAAGGACTTAACTCTGGGGGATGACGGTCTCGCCCACGCCAATGGGGTTCCCGGGAAGTCCGAGGATGATGCAGAGATGGCTACAGCAATGAAGGAAATCGAGAAAATCAGGCTAAAAATGCAACGAGCGTCCGAGCGTGTAGAACTCGAAGGTGCCCCTTCTGACGGGATGGTTGTGAAAAAACGAAGAAAGCCGAAAAAAACCAGCCACAACAAAACTCGAAAAGGTTATTCCTTACAGGGGGAAAATAGCCAGTCAGAACACGGCAAGAGCTCTTCAACCGTGCATAAGAGgacaaggaaaagaaaaggcgATGCCGAAAGATTAGGCTAA